In the genome of Patescibacteria group bacterium, one region contains:
- a CDS encoding exonuclease domain-containing protein gives MKSLSLLQPLAIVDIETTGASPSHDRIIEIAIIRFEEGKEIERFSTLVDPECSIPSGIFSLTGITTDHVKDAPTFYDISKDVERLLKGAIFIAHNVRFDYSFVKQELSRLNISFSARQLCTVRLSKYLYPEFQRHDLSTIISRFNFVCEDRHRALGDAQVLVDLLYLADTEHKEKFTEAAEKIIGRSRLPTFLNESVIKSLPEGPGVYIFYGEDGEKLYIGKSVNIRQRVVSHFGGMTKNTLRFLEEVRDIEARETAGELSALLLESHLIKTEQPLYNKLSRKMKKLCCVIEDSHNGYKSIRIEQYDQEELEHSHKIIGIFRSMMQAKKMLDAYAKEHSLCPRLSGLEKGTGACFYTQLGKCKGACASKEDTLAYNLRFDEAFSSRRLKAWPYNGPITITETKDKDTGITHIINEWRLVGSIQYDEGGQRQFLPQNHIFDYDAYKILVQHLKTYKQRVKIITPFEMKNLLTL, from the coding sequence ATGAAGTCATTATCATTACTGCAGCCATTGGCAATAGTAGATATAGAAACAACCGGGGCGAGTCCTTCTCATGACAGGATAATTGAAATTGCGATTATCAGATTTGAAGAGGGCAAAGAAATAGAGCGCTTTTCTACACTTGTTGATCCGGAGTGTTCTATTCCTTCCGGAATATTTTCTTTGACAGGTATTACAACCGATCATGTAAAAGATGCTCCCACTTTCTATGACATATCTAAAGATGTAGAAAGGTTATTAAAAGGAGCTATATTTATTGCTCACAATGTGCGGTTTGATTATTCTTTTGTAAAACAAGAGTTGTCACGCCTCAATATTTCTTTTTCAGCTCGACAATTGTGTACAGTGAGACTTTCAAAATATTTGTATCCTGAATTTCAGAGACACGATCTTTCTACTATTATTTCTCGCTTTAATTTTGTTTGTGAAGATCGCCATAGAGCTTTAGGTGATGCTCAGGTATTAGTAGATCTCTTGTATTTAGCAGATACAGAGCATAAAGAAAAATTTACAGAAGCAGCAGAAAAGATAATTGGTAGATCAAGATTGCCTACATTTTTAAACGAGTCTGTTATTAAATCTCTTCCTGAAGGACCTGGGGTATATATCTTTTATGGGGAAGATGGTGAAAAATTATATATAGGTAAAAGTGTAAATATTCGACAGCGGGTAGTATCTCATTTTGGAGGTATGACAAAAAATACACTAAGATTTTTGGAAGAGGTGAGAGATATAGAAGCTCGGGAGACAGCCGGAGAGCTTAGTGCGCTTTTACTTGAATCACATTTAATAAAAACAGAACAACCACTTTACAATAAACTTTCTCGAAAAATGAAAAAGCTGTGCTGTGTGATAGAAGATTCACATAATGGATACAAATCTATTCGTATAGAACAGTATGATCAAGAAGAGCTTGAGCACTCTCATAAAATAATTGGCATTTTCAGAAGCATGATGCAAGCAAAGAAAATGCTTGATGCGTATGCAAAAGAACATTCATTGTGTCCGAGGTTGTCAGGACTTGAGAAGGGAACAGGGGCATGCTTTTATACCCAGCTAGGAAAATGTAAGGGCGCATGTGCAAGTAAAGAAGATACACTTGCCTATAATCTTAGATTTGATGAAGCTTTTTCAAGCAGAAGATTAAAGGCATGGCCATACAATGGTCCTATCACTATTACGGAAACAAAAGATAAAGATACGGGAATTACTCATATTATCAATGAATGGCGGCTCGTAGGCAGTATTCAGTACGATGAAGGCGGCCAGCGACAGTTTTTACCTCAGAATCATATATTCGATTATGATGCCTATAAAATCCTCGTTCAGCACCTAAAAACCTATAAACAAAGGGTTAAAATCATCACTCCATTTGAGATGAAGAATCTATTGACTTTATGA
- a CDS encoding lmo0937 family membrane protein codes for MLSTIAIILLVLWLVGFIGFPTVGGLVHLLLVAAVIVFAVRLIQGRRVI; via the coding sequence ATGCTATCTACAATTGCAATTATCCTTTTGGTACTTTGGCTTGTAGGCTTTATCGGATTTCCAACAGTTGGCGGATTAGTCCACCTTCTTCTTGTAGCTGCCGTTATTGTCTTCGCAGTTCGACTTATCCAGGGCCGACGAGTTATCTAA